GGTGTGAGGTGGATAAGCTCTTGGAGGAGGAAGGCAGGCGAAGGGTTATCATTAATGTGGCTGGAATGCGCTTCGAGACCCATCAGAGTACCCTGGCCCAGTTTCCAGACACCCTGCTGGGGGACCCTCTTCGCTGTCTCCTTTACTTTGACCCTCTCACAAACCAGTACTTCTTTGACAGGAACAGGCCAAGTTTCGATGGCATTCTCTATTACTATCAGTCCGGGGGTAAGATTCGGAGACCTGCAAACGTGCCCCTGGATGTCTTTGCGGATGAGATCATCTTCTACCAGCTGGGATCTGACGCCATGGAGCAGTTCCGAGAGGAGGAGGGCTTCATCAAGGAGTTGGAGGTTCAGCTCCCCATGCAGGACACCCTTCGCCAGCTGTGGCTTCTGCTAGAATACCCGGAAAGTTCCGGAGCAGCTCGAGGAGTGGCCctggtctctctctttgtcatcaTCATCTCAATCTTCATCTTCTGTCTGGAGACGCTGCCCGAGTTTCGAGAAGGTGTGGAGCTGAGCTCCAGCTATTCTGATAACCCAACGCCAAGCAACAGTAACACCAGCCTCTTCACTGACCCTTTCTTCCTCATTGAGACTCTGTGCATGCTTTGGTTCTCCTTTGAGCTGTTGGTTCGCTCGGTGGTTTGTCCCAGTAAGCCTGACTTCTTCAGGGATATGATGAATATAATTGATGTGATTTCTGTCATCCCCTACTTTGTAACTCTCATCAGTGAGTTGGCAGAGGAACAGCAAGTGGGCAATGGGCAGCAGCAAGTGGGCAATGGGCAGCAGCAAGTGGGCAATGGGCAGCAGCAAGCGGGTAACGGGCAGCAGCAAGGGCAGCAGGCCATGTCTCTGACCATCCTGAGGGTCATCCGCTTGGTCAGGGTCTTTCGGATCTTCAAGCTGTCCAGACACTCCAAAGGGCTGCAAATCCTGGGTCAGACCCTGAAGGCCAGTATGAGGGAACTGGGTCTCCTTATCTTCTTCCTCTTCATCGGAGTCATCCTCTTCTCCAGCGCCATCTACTTTGCTGAGGTGGAGGAACCCAAGAGCCAGTTCTCCAGCATCCCCGACGCCTTCTGGTGGGCAGTTGTCACCATGACAACGGTTGGGTATGGAGACATGTGCCCGGTAACCATTGGGGGTAAGATGGTGGGTACTTTGTGTGCCATTGCGGGGGTGTTGACCATCGCACTCCCAGTGCCCGTTATTGTCTCCAACTTCAACTATTTCTATCACCGGGAAACAAAGAATGAGGAGAAGTCGAGTATCACAGACACCCCCCTCCATCAGAGCCAGCTCACCCAATCGCTTGTCCCGCGGGATCATATAGCTTCCATCAATAAAACCTCCCCCTCAGATAAACACCACTAACCCCCCTCAATAAACACCGATCTTCAAATAAACACTGCTCACCACCccaccaaataaacactgctaacccccacAAAATAACACCGCAAACTCCCCCAAATAAACACCAATCCCCAAATAAACACAGCTAACCGCCCCCCCCATAAACATggctaaacccccccccccaaataaacactgctatcCACCCAAAAAAACACTGTCTACCCCCAAATGAACACTGATAAACCCCGAAAATAAACACGGCTcacaccccaaataaacactgctaaccccccaaataaacactgctaacacgCCCACATAAACACTGCTAACACGTCCAAATAACcactgctaaccccccaaataaacactgctaacactcaaaataaacactgctaaccccccgaaataaacactgctaacccccaaataaacaccactaaccccccaaataaacactgctaaccccccaaataaacactgctcacCCCCCAAATAAACACGGCTAATCCCCCAGATAAACACTGCTAAACCcctcccaaataaacactgcgaacccccccaaataaacactgcgaacccccccaaataaacactgcgaacccccccaaataaacactgctaatccccaaataaacactgctaaccccccaaataaacactgctaaaccccccaaataaacactgctaaaccACCAAAATAAACACTGCGAACCACCCCCCAAATGAACACTGCTAagccccaaataaacactgctaaccactccaaataaacactgctaatccccccaaataAACACATGTAATACCCTCAAATGAACACTGCtaaaccctccaaataaacactgctaaccgcccaaataaacactgctagcaccccaaataaacactgctaaccccccgcAAATAAACACTGTTAACCccaccaaataaacactgctaaccccccaaataaacactgctaaccccccaaataaacactgttaACCccaccaaataaacactgctaaccccccaaataaacactgccatCCCCCCGCAAATAAACAGTGCCAAACccgccaaataaacactgctaaccgttccaaataaacactgctaatccccccaaacaaACACTGCTAAACCCCCAAAACAAACACTGCGAAccaccccccaaataaacactgctaaccccccaaataaacactgcgaaccccccaaatacacactgcTAATACCCTCCAATAAACACTACAATCCCCCCCGAATAAACAAtgctaaccccccaaataaacactactaatgcccccaaataaacactgctaaccctccaaataaacactgctaaccccctcaaataaacactgctaaccccccgcAAATAAAGACTGTTAACCccaccaaataaacactgctaaccccccaaataaacactgccatTCCCCCTCAAATAAACACTGCCAAACCCGCCAAATAAACACTGATAACcgctccaaataaacactgctaatccCACCAAACAAACACTGCTAAACCCCCAAAACAAA
The window above is part of the Mustelus asterias unplaced genomic scaffold, sMusAst1.hap1.1 HAP1_SCAFFOLD_3239, whole genome shotgun sequence genome. Proteins encoded here:
- the LOC144490403 gene encoding potassium voltage-gated channel subfamily A member 10-like; the encoded protein is MLTCMLDAYLAGRDYSGCPITPASSKARCSMLPQLTVGVCSPGPIGSMKSKREMELALVNFADVGSDVPMESWSKGRDSCTSLLRTWRSLVGSEEPPEHLLQQSVWEQRCEVDKLLEEEGRRRVIINVAGMRFETHQSTLAQFPDTLLGDPLRCLLYFDPLTNQYFFDRNRPSFDGILYYYQSGGKIRRPANVPLDVFADEIIFYQLGSDAMEQFREEEGFIKELEVQLPMQDTLRQLWLLLEYPESSGAARGVALVSLFVIIISIFIFCLETLPEFREGVELSSSYSDNPTPSNSNTSLFTDPFFLIETLCMLWFSFELLVRSVVCPSKPDFFRDMMNIIDVISVIPYFVTLISELAEEQQVGNGQQQAMSLTILRVIRLVRVFRIFKLSRHSKGLQILGQTLKASMRELGLLIFFLFIGVILFSSAIYFAEVEEPKSQFSSIPDAFWWAVVTMTTVGYGDMCPVTIGGKMVGTLCAIAGVLTIALPVPVIVSNFNYFYHRETKNEEKSSITDTPLHQSQLTQSLVPRDHIASINKTSPSDKHH